The following proteins come from a genomic window of Dongia rigui:
- a CDS encoding F0F1 ATP synthase subunit epsilon has product MADQVHFELVSPERLLFSANVSEIVIPGTEGDFAVLPGHSNLISTIRPGVIHVLEGSQVTDRIFVEGGFAEVNDKGCTVLAERAQKVGEIDRAHAERALSDAREDVADAKNDLDRNLAQNAVAIAEARLHALEGSVY; this is encoded by the coding sequence ATGGCGGATCAGGTGCATTTCGAGCTCGTCTCGCCGGAACGGCTGCTGTTCTCGGCCAATGTGAGCGAGATTGTCATCCCGGGCACTGAGGGTGACTTTGCGGTCCTTCCTGGCCATTCCAACCTCATTTCGACCATTCGCCCCGGCGTCATTCATGTGCTGGAAGGCAGCCAGGTCACTGACCGCATCTTCGTGGAAGGCGGCTTTGCCGAAGTGAACGACAAGGGCTGCACGGTCCTTGCCGAGCGCGCGCAGAAGGTCGGCGAGATCGACCGCGCCCACGCCGAGCGTGCGCTCTCTGACGCCCGCGAAGATGTGGCCGATGCCAAGAACGATCTTGATCGCAATCTGGCGCAGAACGCCGTGGCGATCGCAGAGGCGCGTCTCCACGCCCTCGAAGGCAGCGTCTACTAG
- a CDS encoding acyl-ACP desaturase, which translates to MAHWTLDQIPWDAFDASKVDPDIVKLVKAAALVEYNGGDYATYLNNVFHDDDGFCAVASEWALEEVQHGAALARWAKLADPGFDFDLAFKRFTDGYKIQVDVAASVRGSRCGELVARCIVETGTSSYYTALAEAADEPVLKNICRRIAADELRHYKLFYTHLNRYLAHEGLGAWGRFKVAMSRITESEDDELAFAYYAANHADEPYERKRFSSAYARRAYAYYQPPHIQRGIAMVLKAAGLNPQGFLHKPLSSFALWFMRRRVARLSVAGA; encoded by the coding sequence ATGGCGCATTGGACCCTCGATCAGATTCCCTGGGACGCGTTCGACGCAAGCAAGGTCGATCCCGACATCGTCAAACTCGTCAAGGCGGCAGCGCTCGTCGAGTATAACGGCGGCGACTACGCCACTTATCTCAATAACGTGTTTCACGATGATGACGGCTTTTGTGCCGTGGCCAGCGAATGGGCGCTGGAAGAAGTGCAGCACGGCGCGGCCCTCGCGCGCTGGGCGAAGCTCGCCGATCCCGGCTTCGATTTCGACCTCGCCTTCAAGCGCTTCACCGACGGCTACAAGATCCAGGTCGATGTGGCTGCATCCGTGCGCGGCAGCCGCTGCGGCGAGCTGGTGGCCCGCTGCATCGTCGAAACCGGCACCTCGTCCTATTACACGGCCTTGGCCGAAGCGGCCGACGAACCGGTCTTGAAGAATATCTGCCGCCGGATCGCTGCCGATGAGCTGCGGCATTACAAGCTCTTCTACACGCATCTCAACCGTTACCTCGCGCATGAGGGGCTGGGCGCCTGGGGCCGGTTCAAGGTGGCGATGTCGCGCATCACCGAATCGGAAGATGACGAACTGGCCTTCGCCTATTACGCCGCCAACCATGCCGACGAACCCTATGAGCGCAAGCGCTTCTCCTCTGCTTACGCGCGGCGCGCCTATGCCTATTACCAGCCGCCCCATATCCAGCGTGGCATCGCCATGGTGCTGAAGGCCGCCGGCCTCAACCCACAGGGGTTCCTGCACAAGCCGCTTTCCAGCTTCGCCCTCTGGTTCATGCGCCGCCGAGTCGCCAGATTGTCGGTGGCCGGGGCTTAA
- a CDS encoding glutathione S-transferase family protein — MSGTEATKPQLLGAAYSVYVRAARLVLLEKGVDHSLVEIDIFGAQAVDAAYLKLHPFARIPTLRHGDFALYETAAITRYVDEAFPGPALQPPDTRSRARMAQMIGIMDSYLYRPLVWGLYVAHDTAAKGGKPADPASLGEAMMKSRLALKALADLAQDGTFLQGDRISLADLHLLPMLAYGRLTAEGRALIGEQNKLLAWWEMMQARPSVAATRFAAELS; from the coding sequence ATGAGCGGAACTGAGGCCACGAAGCCGCAACTGCTCGGCGCCGCCTACAGTGTTTATGTGCGCGCGGCGCGGCTGGTGCTGCTTGAGAAGGGCGTCGATCATAGTCTTGTTGAGATCGACATTTTTGGCGCGCAGGCGGTCGACGCCGCGTATCTGAAGCTGCATCCCTTCGCGCGCATCCCCACTTTGCGGCATGGCGATTTTGCACTCTATGAGACGGCAGCGATCACGCGCTACGTCGATGAGGCCTTTCCCGGCCCCGCGCTGCAGCCGCCGGATACGCGGTCGCGCGCGCGGATGGCGCAAATGATCGGCATCATGGACAGCTATCTCTACCGGCCACTGGTCTGGGGTCTTTACGTGGCACATGACACGGCGGCGAAGGGCGGCAAGCCGGCCGACCCGGCCTCCCTGGGCGAGGCGATGATGAAATCGCGGCTGGCACTCAAGGCTCTGGCCGATCTGGCGCAAGACGGAACGTTCCTGCAGGGCGACCGCATCAGCCTTGCCGATCTCCATCTGCTGCCGATGCTGGCCTACGGACGCCTCACCGCAGAAGGTCGCGCCCTGATCGGCGAACAGAACAAGCTGTTGGCGTGGTGGGAAATGATGCAGGCACGGCCGAGCGTCGCCGCAACGCGCTTCGCTGCCGAGCTTTCTTAA
- a CDS encoding DUF599 domain-containing protein — translation MTSLDFAGLIFFLLVFFGYQRIAKMVGRGKNVNALMHQTRRIWMQRLMERPDRIVDAALTGHTVNSMSFFCSATILVVAGLLGVLGKAGDAQQVLGAWTFVTHSSATIFQLKLIGLIAIFVYGFFRFTWALRQYNYCCALIGAAPLARNDYPHRLELADQMAIVYTSALTAFGGGIRCYYFGLAWIAWLIDPVAFIAAILGILIVLLRRQVYSHSHQAIRRFVELNPPEDLAPQEPMRDERN, via the coding sequence ATGACGTCCCTCGACTTTGCCGGCCTCATCTTTTTTCTGCTGGTCTTCTTCGGCTATCAGCGCATCGCCAAGATGGTGGGGCGCGGCAAGAACGTGAATGCGCTGATGCACCAGACGCGGCGCATCTGGATGCAGCGCCTGATGGAACGGCCGGACCGCATCGTCGACGCGGCCCTCACCGGCCATACGGTCAATTCAATGTCGTTCTTCTGTTCGGCAACGATCCTGGTCGTGGCCGGTCTCCTCGGCGTGCTGGGCAAGGCCGGGGATGCCCAGCAAGTCCTCGGTGCCTGGACTTTCGTCACCCATAGCAGCGCCACCATCTTCCAGCTGAAGCTCATCGGCCTCATTGCCATCTTCGTCTACGGCTTCTTCCGCTTCACCTGGGCGCTGCGGCAATACAATTACTGCTGTGCCCTGATCGGTGCGGCGCCACTGGCCAGGAACGACTATCCGCACCGCCTCGAACTCGCCGACCAGATGGCGATCGTCTATACCAGCGCCCTCACGGCATTTGGCGGCGGCATCCGCTGCTATTATTTCGGCCTTGCCTGGATCGCCTGGCTGATCGACCCAGTGGCCTTCATCGCCGCCATTCTCGGCATCCTCATCGTCCTGCTGCGCCGGCAGGTCTACAGCCACAGCCACCAGGCCATTCGCCGCTTCGTTGAGCTCAACCCGCCGGAAGACCTTGCCCCGCAGGAGCCGATGCGAGATGAGCGGAACTGA
- a CDS encoding DUF599 domain-containing protein produces the protein MEIAWLDGSWMDALAFAWMLLLWFVYGRFADKLPADDVAPANLNQMMHQLRRLWMRRMLDRPERILDSSLTGHSVASTTFFASTSMLVIAGLLGVLGRAGDAHAVIQSFGFTVVSSELMFELKVLGLIGLFIIGFYKFTWALRQFNFACTLIGAAPLPPVDGTARERFADHAARVMSLAATSFNGGIRAYYFSMAWLGWFIHPVVFAVGTGVVVLVLLKRQVKSRSQASVAEFYDATGR, from the coding sequence ATGGAGATAGCCTGGTTGGACGGCAGCTGGATGGATGCGCTGGCCTTTGCCTGGATGCTGCTGCTGTGGTTCGTCTATGGCCGTTTTGCCGACAAGCTGCCGGCCGACGACGTGGCGCCCGCCAATCTCAACCAGATGATGCATCAGCTGCGCCGGTTGTGGATGCGCCGCATGCTGGACCGGCCGGAACGCATCCTCGATTCGTCGCTCACTGGGCATTCCGTGGCCTCGACCACCTTCTTCGCCTCGACCTCGATGCTGGTCATCGCCGGCCTCCTCGGCGTGCTGGGGCGCGCCGGTGACGCCCATGCCGTCATCCAATCCTTCGGCTTCACGGTCGTCTCGTCGGAACTGATGTTCGAATTGAAGGTGCTGGGCCTCATTGGCCTCTTCATCATCGGTTTCTATAAATTCACCTGGGCGCTGCGGCAGTTCAATTTCGCCTGCACCCTCATTGGTGCGGCGCCCTTGCCGCCGGTCGACGGCACCGCGCGCGAGCGCTTTGCCGACCATGCTGCGCGCGTCATGTCGCTGGCCGCCACCAGTTTCAACGGCGGCATCCGCGCCTATTATTTTTCCATGGCCTGGCTTGGCTGGTTCATCCATCCAGTGGTCTTCGCGGTGGGGACGGGTGTCGTCGTCCTGGTGCTGTTGAAGCGGCAGGTCAAGAGCCGCAGCCAGGCGAGTGTCGCCGAGTTCTACGACGCGACGGGTCGATAG
- a CDS encoding PilZ domain-containing protein: MTSFTMGFTKVRGPEHRRDKRMPLPVFTVRIAGQDCDTLNWSLGGLLIENYDGHLLVEMPVEIEIKIKDAHAEFEMKIDAKVVRNDRENRRLAVKFESLSPAIYDFFERGFSRRFHRRERNPV; encoded by the coding sequence ATGACCAGTTTTACCATGGGCTTCACCAAAGTGCGCGGGCCGGAACACCGGCGCGACAAGCGCATGCCGCTGCCCGTTTTCACGGTCCGCATCGCCGGCCAGGATTGCGACACGCTCAACTGGTCGCTAGGCGGCCTGCTCATCGAGAACTATGACGGGCATCTGCTGGTCGAAATGCCGGTCGAGATCGAGATCAAGATCAAGGACGCGCATGCCGAGTTCGAGATGAAGATCGACGCCAAGGTGGTGCGCAACGACCGCGAGAACCGGCGCCTTGCCGTGAAGTTCGAAAGCTTGAGCCCCGCCATCTACGATTTCTTCGAGCGCGGCTTCAGCCGCCGCTTTCATCGCCGCGAGCGCAACCCGGTCTGA
- a CDS encoding PilZ domain-containing protein — translation MVSFTLGFRKVGNAEKRRDKRHPAPVFSVKIDGQSCETINWSLGGLLLRNHRGYLAPTRVVRIEISEQLKASQRDARLTNAGPARSGPAVYVLDGQVVHCNATKNQLAVRFVHLPPLLLKFFERHLIAYRQRRW, via the coding sequence ATGGTTAGCTTCACCCTGGGCTTCCGCAAGGTCGGCAATGCCGAGAAGCGGCGCGACAAGCGCCATCCGGCCCCGGTCTTCAGCGTCAAGATCGACGGCCAGAGCTGCGAGACCATCAACTGGTCGCTGGGCGGGTTGCTGTTGCGCAATCACCGCGGCTATCTGGCGCCCACCCGTGTCGTCCGCATCGAAATCAGCGAGCAGTTGAAGGCATCGCAACGCGATGCACGCCTGACAAACGCCGGCCCGGCGCGGTCGGGCCCGGCCGTCTATGTCCTGGATGGGCAGGTGGTCCATTGCAACGCCACGAAGAACCAGCTGGCCGTGCGTTTCGTGCATTTGCCCCCGCTCCTGCTGAAATTCTTCGAGCGCCACCTCATCGCCTACCGCCAGCGGCGCTGGTAG
- a CDS encoding ArnT family glycosyltransferase, whose translation MVKRDGDMRREAAPLDDVDERSEPGVAFLRWAFVAPFLLWLIVALGALLGRPPTAPAELEMLSAAWHMWQDHGWAPVRNGLGSGDQPPLMLWAILAGWQLFGIGDAWPRVLSLLASLGTMWLVGSAALSLWPHRAMTELYARILLSGVMAFVLIVTMVQAEPLGLFFTALGFHALTRLWHSGTRGMVALLWWTVFAVALGASLFTIGIAAWFVLPVLAAIAPRQVVSGPERDSTAGAARIMLAFRPAWHLPLAVSLMPAAVLWVGWTLSLRIAGLPADFIGFGNGWFHAATEATRREIWSLALVPVLLYPWIVWKTLWRAMEKQLRGRAGRSFRLCLGLFGVTLLGGLVSGWQMQGMIYIVLPLSLLGARLLATQEIRAKDFHAIVPSLLALLLGLFFFLMNIIPTAHLDALWRQFFDVPLPIWIGGIGMTSGLVLLVAGYGIAQLSPTHMLSRTIQVATLPVLLMTCVNIEFPFNLRQFFDLEPVAERLRELEEAGQPLAVFGPYRGEFDYYGRLNAAPVALPSRDAAITWAKENPAGVIVSYFDGSPLRLPALPYYRGVARDRWVAIWPTSAVIETAGKALDGNF comes from the coding sequence ATGGTGAAGCGCGACGGCGACATGCGGCGCGAGGCAGCGCCCCTCGATGACGTCGATGAGCGGAGCGAGCCAGGCGTCGCCTTCTTGCGCTGGGCCTTCGTCGCCCCCTTCCTGCTGTGGCTGATCGTGGCACTCGGTGCCTTGCTGGGCAGGCCGCCCACGGCGCCGGCGGAATTGGAGATGCTGTCGGCGGCCTGGCACATGTGGCAGGACCATGGCTGGGCCCCCGTGCGCAATGGCCTTGGCAGCGGCGACCAGCCACCCTTGATGCTGTGGGCGATCCTTGCCGGCTGGCAGCTCTTCGGCATCGGCGATGCATGGCCGCGCGTGCTCAGCCTGCTTGCCAGCCTCGGCACGATGTGGCTGGTCGGCAGCGCCGCCCTGTCGCTGTGGCCGCACCGGGCGATGACCGAGCTTTACGCCCGCATCCTGCTATCCGGCGTGATGGCCTTCGTTCTCATCGTCACCATGGTGCAGGCGGAACCGCTGGGCCTGTTCTTCACGGCCTTGGGCTTTCACGCGCTGACGCGGCTGTGGCACAGCGGCACGCGCGGCATGGTGGCGCTGCTGTGGTGGACGGTCTTTGCCGTGGCCCTCGGCGCCAGCCTCTTTACCATCGGCATTGCCGCCTGGTTCGTGCTGCCGGTGCTGGCCGCGATCGCGCCACGCCAGGTCGTGAGCGGACCGGAGCGCGACAGCACCGCCGGTGCCGCCCGCATCATGCTTGCCTTCCGCCCGGCCTGGCACCTGCCCCTCGCCGTCAGCCTGATGCCGGCAGCCGTGTTGTGGGTGGGCTGGACCCTGTCGCTGCGCATCGCCGGCCTGCCGGCAGACTTCATCGGCTTCGGCAATGGCTGGTTTCACGCCGCCACCGAAGCCACCCGGCGCGAGATCTGGTCGCTGGCGCTGGTGCCCGTGCTGCTCTATCCCTGGATCGTCTGGAAGACCTTGTGGCGGGCGATGGAGAAGCAGCTGCGCGGCCGCGCCGGGCGCAGCTTCCGCCTGTGCCTGGGCCTCTTTGGCGTGACGCTGCTGGGCGGGCTGGTCAGCGGCTGGCAGATGCAGGGTATGATCTACATCGTCCTGCCGCTGTCGCTGCTGGGGGCGCGCCTGCTGGCCACACAGGAGATCCGCGCCAAGGATTTCCACGCCATCGTGCCCTCGCTCCTGGCCTTGCTGCTCGGCCTCTTCTTCTTTCTCATGAACATCATCCCGACCGCCCATCTCGATGCGCTGTGGCGGCAGTTCTTCGACGTGCCGCTGCCGATCTGGATCGGCGGCATCGGCATGACCTCGGGGCTGGTGCTGCTGGTGGCGGGTTACGGCATCGCGCAGCTCTCACCCACACACATGCTCTCGCGCACCATCCAGGTGGCCACCCTGCCCGTCCTGCTGATGACCTGCGTCAACATCGAGTTCCCGTTCAACTTGCGCCAGTTTTTCGACCTGGAGCCGGTGGCCGAACGCCTGCGCGAGCTGGAGGAGGCCGGGCAACCGCTGGCGGTCTTTGGGCCCTATCGCGGCGAGTTCGACTATTACGGCCGCTTGAACGCCGCCCCCGTGGCCCTGCCCAGCCGCGATGCCGCGATCACCTGGGCCAAGGAGAACCCCGCCGGGGTCATCGTCAGCTATTTCGACGGCTCGCCCCTGCGCCTGCCGGCTTTGCCCTATTACCGCGGCGTGGCGCGCGATCGCTGGGTCGCCATCTGGCCCACCAGCGCGGTCATCGAGACTGCAGGCAAGGCCCTCGACGGCAACTTCTAA